A genomic segment from Glycine max cultivar Williams 82 chromosome 1, Glycine_max_v4.0, whole genome shotgun sequence encodes:
- the LOC100819745 gene encoding truncated transcription factor CAULIFLOWER A, translating to MGRGKVQLKRIENKINRQVTFSKRRSGLLKKAHEISVLCDAEVALIVFSHKGKLFEYATDSCMEKILERHERYAYAERQLVANDSETQGNWTIEYTRLKAKIDLLQRNHRHYMGEDLASMSLKELQSLEQQLDTAIKNIRTRRNDLMYASISELQKKEKMIQEQNNILAKKIKEKEQAVAQQAAQWEQPNYRVDTSFMPQQQPLRTSLNIGGNNYNQEAAPELGRNGLDLTLEPLYSCHLGCF from the exons ATGGGAAGGGGTAAGGTACAGCTGAAGAGGATAGAGAACAAGATCAATCGCCAGGTAACTTTCTCCAAAAGGAGAAGTGGGTTGCTCAAGAAAGCTCATGAGATCTCTGTACTCTGTGATGCTGAGGTAGCTTTGATTGTCTTCTCTCACAAAGGAAAGCTCTTTGAGTATGCTACTGATTCATG CATGGAGAAGATACTGGAACGCCACGAAAGGTATGCCTATGCAGAGAGGCAGCTAGTAGCAAATGATTCTGAAACACAG GGAAACTGGACCATTGAATACACTAGACTGAAGGCAAAGATTGACCTTTTACAGAGAAACCACAG GCACTATATGGGAGAAGATTTGGCTTCAATGAGCCTCAAAGAGCTTCAGAGTTTGGAGCAGCAGTTGGATACTGCTATCAAAAACATCCGCACAAGGAGG AATGATCTCATGTACGCTTCCATTTCTGAGCTTCAAAAAAAG GAGAAAATGATACAAGAGCAGAATAACATCCTTGCAAAGAAG ATCAAGGAGAAAGAGCAGGCAGTAGCACAGCAAGCTGCACAATGGGAGCAGCCAAACTACAGGGTTGATACATCTTTCATGCCACAGCAGCAACCCCTTCGCACCAGTTTGAACATAGG CGGCAATAATTACAATCAGGAAGCTGCACCAGAACTAGGAAGGAATGGTCTTGACCTGACCCTGGAACCACTGTATTCTTGCCACCTTGGATGCTTCTGA